From the genome of Ignavibacteriales bacterium, one region includes:
- the folK gene encoding 2-amino-4-hydroxy-6-hydroxymethyldihydropteridine diphosphokinase, which yields MTENIFLGLGSNKGDRLEFIKTAIRKIREDKESRIVAISSVYESEPYGNKSQNCFLNAVVKIKSERSLTSLCQWIKNLEKEIGRIPGEKWGPREIDIDLLFFSNLIHKDDCLQIPHKEILMRDFVVVPMQEIVPEFEHPIEKIKMKDIKLNDIEKLIFKKYNLDLSNL from the coding sequence ATGACGGAAAACATTTTTTTAGGATTAGGTTCAAATAAGGGGGATAGATTAGAATTTATTAAAACAGCAATCCGTAAAATCCGGGAAGATAAAGAATCAAGGATTGTGGCAATTTCATCAGTTTACGAAAGTGAACCGTATGGAAATAAAAGTCAAAATTGTTTTTTAAATGCTGTTGTTAAAATTAAAAGTGAGCGCTCATTAACTTCCTTGTGCCAATGGATAAAAAATCTTGAAAAAGAAATTGGAAGAATTCCGGGAGAGAAATGGGGACCGAGAGAAATTGATATCGATTTACTTTTTTTCAGTAACCTGATCCACAAGGATGATTGTTTACAGATACCGCACAAAGAAATTTTGATGCGGGATTTTGTAGTTGTTCCTATGCAGGAAATTGTACCGGAATTTGAGCATCCAATAGAAAAGATTAAGATGAAAGATATTAAGTTGAACGATATAGAAAAGCTGATCTTTAAAAAGTATAATTTGGATCTTTCAAACTTGTAA
- a CDS encoding T9SS type A sorting domain-containing protein produces MKKIIAFFIFIIPVFLNAQLQSAGLQGMNIYSLAQYGDAVYVGTDDGVYWIRPHFSYWRTFGLQGKKIKSVYPHQYGAIGTAITVSVLRDSISSNEPLIYCTSDLGQTWIVKDSGIVRNDIPYLKDINGFPSPLICGETFAGGFGKLYRRDLNSPTWEKVFDIGIGQLNVVEANQQTADVWVGGETTIFAPYISKSEDKGKTWLTFYPNLNGDNACNSILFDDNDTNIVYAGMEGSVIKSTDRGETWNPTKLTGTLYYFNALAKDYLTSTIFAGGSTNENYFGLFGSSDGGESWYQIAPIPTVMLKGISSLQVVVSSWCCERNLYVGTLGDGIYTYHLKVIDEVLDENQDPLQFHLSQNYPNPFNPTTAISYVIPKSSFVVLKVFDVLGNEVSTLVNENKLAGSYAVYFNIKDLPEGKAGLSSGIYFYKLQVDNYIQTRKMTILK; encoded by the coding sequence ATGAAAAAAATAATCGCGTTTTTCATTTTTATCATTCCTGTTTTTCTAAATGCTCAATTGCAAAGTGCCGGTTTGCAAGGAATGAATATTTACAGCTTAGCCCAATATGGTGATGCAGTTTACGTTGGAACCGATGATGGCGTATACTGGATTAGACCACATTTCAGTTATTGGAGGACTTTTGGATTACAAGGTAAAAAAATTAAATCTGTCTATCCTCATCAATACGGTGCAATTGGAACAGCAATTACTGTTTCGGTACTGCGTGATAGTATTTCTTCAAACGAACCATTAATATATTGTACCTCAGATTTGGGGCAGACGTGGATTGTAAAAGATTCCGGTATAGTTAGAAATGATATTCCTTATTTAAAAGATATTAACGGATTTCCCTCACCACTAATTTGCGGAGAAACTTTTGCTGGTGGATTTGGAAAATTATACCGGAGAGATTTGAATAGTCCAACGTGGGAAAAAGTTTTTGATATTGGAATTGGGCAATTGAATGTGGTTGAAGCAAATCAGCAAACTGCTGATGTTTGGGTTGGTGGAGAAACGACAATCTTTGCTCCATATATTTCCAAATCTGAAGATAAAGGTAAGACCTGGCTAACTTTTTATCCAAACTTAAACGGTGATAATGCCTGCAACTCAATTTTGTTTGATGATAATGATACAAACATTGTTTATGCCGGAATGGAAGGCTCGGTAATTAAATCTACTGATAGAGGAGAAACCTGGAATCCCACAAAATTAACGGGAACTCTGTATTATTTTAATGCACTCGCAAAAGATTATCTTACCAGCACTATTTTTGCGGGTGGTTCAACAAATGAGAATTATTTTGGGTTATTTGGAAGTTCTGATGGTGGTGAATCCTGGTATCAGATAGCTCCAATACCTACAGTTATGTTAAAAGGTATTTCGAGTCTGCAGGTTGTTGTAAGCTCTTGGTGCTGCGAAAGAAATCTCTATGTCGGAACGTTAGGTGATGGAATTTATACTTATCATTTGAAAGTAATTGATGAAGTTCTGGATGAAAACCAAGATCCCCTACAATTTCATCTTTCACAAAATTATCCTAATCCATTCAATCCAACTACAGCGATTTCATATGTCATACCTAAATCGTCATTCGTAGTTCTAAAAGTTTTTGATGTTTTAGGAAATGAAGTTTCAACTCTGGTAAATGAGAATAAGCTTGCAGGAAGTTACGCAGTTTATTTTAATATTAAAGATCTGCCTGAAGGAAAGGCTGGTCTTTCATCCGGGATTTATTTTTACAAACTTCAAGTTGATAATTATATTCAAACGAGAAAAATGACCATTCTGAAATAA
- a CDS encoding bacterioferritin, with protein sequence MHEKSIVLLNKAIADELSAVHQYMYFHFQCDDQGLDLLSNLFRRTAIEEMLHIERLAERILFLKGEVEMAASEPVKKINAVEEMLKTASAMEQGSARDYNLWANECSANADSVSKQLFESLVVDEERHYDQYDKELDNLKKFGDRYLALQSIERSKTLNTAVGGIQN encoded by the coding sequence ATGCACGAAAAAAGTATTGTACTATTAAACAAAGCGATTGCAGATGAGTTATCGGCGGTTCATCAATATATGTATTTTCATTTTCAGTGTGATGACCAGGGACTTGATCTGCTTTCAAATTTATTTAGAAGAACAGCTATTGAAGAGATGCTTCATATCGAAAGACTTGCAGAAAGAATTTTATTTCTTAAAGGTGAGGTGGAAATGGCTGCTTCTGAACCTGTAAAGAAAATAAATGCGGTAGAAGAAATGTTGAAAACTGCATCTGCTATGGAGCAGGGAAGTGCTAGGGATTATAATCTTTGGGCAAACGAATGTTCTGCAAATGCAGATTCAGTTTCCAAACAGCTATTCGAAAGTCTTGTTGTTGATGAAGAACGTCACTACGATCAATATGATAAAGAACTGGATAATCTTAAAAAATTTGGTGACCGCTATCTTGCATTGCAATCAATTGAGCGAAGCAAGACACTAAATACTGCAGTTGGTGGAATCCAGAATTAG
- the pgeF gene encoding peptidoglycan editing factor PgeF produces MIVLKSILFNQFPELIFGFSTKVWNNEIPPYYFNLSLSVGDDEEIVKKNREQFFNFLELGLDKIVFQKQIHSDIVKYVDKPGFSGEGDSLITDKPNIGLAVSVGDCTPIFIYDKLNKVISAVHSGWRSTQKQILKKTLQKLKDDFNSQPENIYAYIGPSITQKNYEVGNEVAELFDPKYSMPVGEKFLLNVQKVNYDMLIKFGIPSTHIQVSNLCTYESKNMLHSYRRDGAKSGRSYGVLAFKSKL; encoded by the coding sequence ATGATTGTTTTAAAAAGTATCCTGTTCAATCAATTCCCGGAATTAATTTTTGGTTTTAGTACTAAAGTATGGAATAATGAAATTCCTCCTTACTATTTCAACCTTTCACTTAGTGTTGGTGATGATGAGGAAATAGTAAAAAAAAACCGTGAGCAATTTTTTAACTTTCTTGAATTAGGATTAGATAAAATTGTATTTCAAAAGCAAATCCATAGCGATATTGTTAAGTACGTGGATAAACCTGGTTTTTCAGGCGAAGGTGATTCTTTAATTACTGATAAACCAAATATTGGATTGGCGGTATCTGTCGGTGATTGCACACCAATCTTTATTTACGATAAACTAAATAAAGTGATTTCTGCTGTTCATTCCGGTTGGCGTAGCACTCAGAAACAAATCCTTAAAAAAACTCTTCAAAAACTAAAAGATGATTTCAATTCTCAACCAGAAAATATTTATGCTTATATCGGTCCATCAATTACACAAAAAAATTATGAAGTTGGAAACGAAGTTGCGGAATTGTTTGATCCGAAATATTCAATGCCAGTAGGTGAAAAATTTCTGCTTAATGTTCAAAAAGTAAATTATGATATGTTAATTAAATTTGGTATTCCTTCCACTCACATCCAGGTTTCTAATCTTTGCACTTATGAATCCAAAAACATGCTTCACTCCTACCGAAGAGATGGTGCAAAATCAGGTCGTTCTTATGGTGTATTAGCGTTTAAAAGTAAATTATGA
- a CDS encoding EamA family transporter, giving the protein MKSENLKTFLGYIVICLVWGSTWMAIRIGLDSMPPLLSAGFRFLLASVFVLIIMRFMGLRIQVDGTSLIIYLVMCIFSYILPFGFVYWGEKYVNSGVASILFASFPLFVAVFSKMAFPKDRIGNFSLIGIIAGFAGIVVIFSNDLSMNLTLNLYGMIVIVLSSLMQAGIAVAIKKYGKHLNPLSMNFIPIFFAGIVLTLVGWMFEDTTSMKIDSKAVFTVTYLALFGTVVAFTTYYWLLKRMSVVFLSLSSFITPIIAVIVGWIFLNEKLSERTLLGSLLVLIGILFANFNGLKNYYYSKFKNG; this is encoded by the coding sequence ATGAAATCAGAAAATTTAAAAACTTTTTTAGGCTATATAGTAATTTGCCTGGTTTGGGGTTCTACCTGGATGGCAATACGGATAGGGTTGGATTCAATGCCACCACTGCTTTCTGCGGGATTCAGATTTCTACTTGCTTCTGTATTTGTATTAATAATAATGCGGTTTATGGGATTAAGAATTCAAGTTGATGGAACTTCACTTATTATTTACCTGGTAATGTGTATCTTCTCTTACATATTACCATTTGGATTTGTTTATTGGGGGGAAAAATATGTAAACTCCGGAGTTGCTTCCATTTTATTCGCATCGTTTCCGTTGTTTGTCGCTGTCTTTTCCAAGATGGCTTTTCCTAAAGATAGAATTGGCAATTTTAGTTTAATTGGAATAATCGCCGGCTTTGCTGGTATCGTTGTAATTTTCTCGAATGATCTCTCTATGAACCTTACACTTAATCTTTATGGGATGATAGTTATTGTTCTTAGTTCATTAATGCAAGCAGGTATAGCGGTTGCAATAAAAAAATATGGGAAGCATTTAAATCCACTTTCTATGAACTTCATTCCTATTTTTTTTGCAGGAATTGTTCTAACTCTTGTTGGTTGGATGTTTGAGGATACAACTTCAATGAAAATAGATTCCAAAGCTGTATTTACAGTAACATATCTGGCGTTGTTTGGGACGGTTGTTGCGTTTACAACTTACTACTGGCTATTGAAAAGAATGAGCGTAGTATTTTTATCGCTTAGTTCTTTCATTACTCCAATTATTGCAGTAATTGTTGGCTGGATTTTTCTTAATGAAAAATTAAGTGAAAGAACTTTATTAGGCAGTTTACTGGTGCTAATCGGAATTTTATTTGCTAATTTTAATGGTCTTAAAAATTATTATTATTCAAAATTTAAGAACGGTTAA
- the folB gene encoding dihydroneopterin aldolase, whose product MINVIRIKKAAFYAYHGVLTEEQNVGGKFEADVDLYTDFSEAATNDNLKYTIDYSKVYKFINKLALEKKYYLIETLATRIADGILEQFSRVSKVAVRVRKHTVPIGGYVDYVEVEIIKAKGEV is encoded by the coding sequence ATGATTAATGTAATACGGATAAAAAAAGCAGCTTTTTACGCATATCATGGTGTGCTTACAGAAGAGCAAAATGTTGGTGGAAAATTTGAAGCTGATGTTGATTTGTACACAGATTTTAGTGAAGCAGCTACAAACGACAATTTGAAATATACAATTGATTACTCGAAAGTATATAAATTTATTAACAAGCTTGCCTTGGAAAAAAAATATTATTTAATTGAAACGCTGGCAACCCGGATTGCTGATGGAATATTAGAACAATTTTCCAGAGTTTCCAAGGTTGCGGTAAGAGTAAGAAAACATACTGTCCCTATTGGTGGTTATGTAGATTATGTTGAGGTGGAAATAATTAAAGCGAAAGGAGAAGTTTAG
- a CDS encoding deoxynucleoside kinase has product MTEPSEVKYIAIEGVIGSGKTSLAKKINDKLKANLILEQFEHNPFLDKFYLDRKRYAFQTQMFFLINRFKQQQELNQENLFSEYLVADYIFDKDKIFAYLNLEGEELKLYETVFPLLYRDLRKPDLVIFLQSSVDRLMHNIKRRNRRIERNISRSYIEELSEAYNNFFFKYNNTPLLIVNTTQVDFVNNEQDFNEIYFQIFREDRGVYEYFKPETKD; this is encoded by the coding sequence TTGACTGAACCATCCGAAGTAAAATATATCGCAATAGAAGGAGTAATCGGATCCGGTAAAACTTCGCTGGCAAAAAAAATCAACGATAAGCTTAAAGCAAATTTAATTTTGGAACAGTTTGAGCACAATCCTTTCCTGGATAAGTTTTACCTTGATAGAAAGAGATATGCTTTTCAAACTCAAATGTTCTTCCTGATAAATCGATTCAAACAGCAGCAGGAACTAAACCAGGAAAATCTTTTTTCGGAGTATTTGGTTGCAGATTACATTTTTGACAAAGATAAAATTTTTGCATACCTGAATCTTGAAGGTGAAGAGCTTAAACTTTATGAAACAGTATTTCCGCTGCTTTACCGTGATTTACGCAAACCAGATTTGGTAATATTTTTGCAATCCAGTGTTGATCGTTTGATGCACAACATAAAAAGAAGAAACAGACGAATAGAAAGAAATATTTCCAGAAGTTATATTGAAGAACTAAGTGAAGCATATAATAATTTCTTTTTTAAATACAATAATACACCTTTGTTAATAGTGAACACAACTCAAGTGGATTTTGTTAACAATGAACAGGATTTTAATGAAATCTATTTTCAAATTTTTAGAGAAGATAGAGGAGTTTATGAATATTTTAAACCGGAAACTAAGGATTAG